A single window of Streptomyces griseoviridis DNA harbors:
- a CDS encoding winged helix-turn-helix transcriptional regulator: MTVEETHDPAACKRVDAGITRVFQLLGKRWTGPIVAVLTGGPAYFVDLRRAVPGISERMLSDRLSELGGAGLLVREVDEGPPLRVSYRLTEAGEALEPALRKLGEWASTHLPEERDGGIC, translated from the coding sequence ATGACGGTCGAGGAGACACACGACCCCGCGGCGTGCAAGCGGGTCGACGCCGGGATCACCCGGGTCTTCCAGCTGCTCGGCAAGCGCTGGACCGGCCCGATCGTGGCCGTGCTGACCGGCGGTCCCGCGTACTTCGTCGACCTGCGCCGGGCGGTGCCCGGCATCAGCGAGCGGATGCTCTCCGACCGGCTCAGCGAACTGGGCGGCGCCGGGCTGCTGGTGCGGGAGGTCGACGAGGGGCCGCCGCTACGGGTCTCCTACCGGCTCACCGAGGCGGGCGAGGCCCTCGAACCGGCGCTGCGGAAGCTCGGCGAGTGGGCGAGCACGCATCTGCCGGAGGAGCGCGACGGCGGGATCTGCTGA
- a CDS encoding DUF2252 domain-containing protein → MVGSSEVAGEGVGGGASASAGAGRTGLRRPFRVRGLATFPAPASPKREGKALRAVLPRSAHATLDLDGSRPDAVTAVEESNLGRIPALTPIRAGRMAATPFAFLRGSAGLMAYDLARTPTTRIRAQLCGDAHAANFGLYGDARGGLVIDLNDFDETVEGPWEWDLKRLAASLVLAGREAGADEDQCREAAGDAAGAYRRTMRLLARLPALDAWNAVADEELVSHADAHDLLGTLERVSEKARANTSGRFAAKSTEATGDGGRRFVEARPVLRRIPDAEAEAVAASLESYLETLSEDRLPLLARHAVHDVAFRVVGTGSVGTRSYVVLLLDHRGEPLVLQVKEARASSLVPHLATAGFETPAVAHEGRRVVLGQKRMQVVSDNLLGWTTVDGRPFQVRQFRNRKGSVDPAALAADQIDDYARMTGALLARAHAHSADPSLIAGYCGKNEELDEALADFAVAYADRTEADHADLVAAVRSGRVAAELGV, encoded by the coding sequence TTGGTGGGGTCGAGCGAAGTCGCCGGCGAGGGCGTCGGTGGGGGCGCGAGTGCGAGTGCGGGCGCGGGCCGGACGGGGCTCCGGAGGCCCTTCCGGGTGCGTGGGCTCGCCACGTTCCCCGCTCCCGCCTCGCCCAAGCGCGAAGGGAAGGCGCTGCGCGCGGTCCTGCCGAGGTCCGCGCACGCCACGCTCGACCTGGACGGCTCACGGCCGGACGCCGTCACCGCCGTCGAGGAGTCCAACCTCGGCCGGATACCGGCCCTCACGCCGATCCGGGCGGGCCGGATGGCGGCCACCCCCTTCGCCTTCCTGCGCGGCTCCGCCGGGCTGATGGCGTACGACCTGGCCCGCACCCCGACCACCCGGATCCGCGCCCAGCTCTGCGGTGACGCCCACGCCGCCAACTTCGGCCTCTACGGGGACGCCCGCGGCGGTCTGGTGATCGACCTGAACGACTTCGACGAGACCGTCGAAGGACCCTGGGAGTGGGACCTGAAGCGGCTCGCCGCCTCCCTGGTGCTCGCGGGCCGCGAGGCCGGTGCCGACGAGGACCAGTGCCGCGAGGCGGCGGGTGACGCGGCCGGCGCCTACCGTCGCACCATGCGGCTGCTGGCCAGGCTCCCGGCGCTGGACGCGTGGAACGCCGTCGCGGACGAGGAGCTGGTCTCGCACGCCGACGCCCACGATCTGCTCGGCACCCTGGAGCGGGTCTCCGAGAAGGCGCGGGCCAACACCAGCGGGCGGTTCGCGGCGAAGTCCACGGAGGCGACCGGGGACGGCGGCCGGCGCTTCGTCGAGGCCCGTCCGGTGCTGCGCCGGATACCGGACGCCGAGGCGGAGGCGGTCGCCGCGTCCCTCGAGTCCTACCTGGAGACGCTCTCCGAGGACCGGCTGCCGCTGCTGGCCCGGCACGCGGTGCACGACGTGGCCTTCCGGGTCGTCGGCACCGGCAGCGTCGGGACCAGGTCCTATGTGGTGCTGCTCCTCGACCACCGGGGCGAGCCGCTCGTCCTCCAGGTGAAGGAGGCGCGCGCCTCGTCGCTGGTGCCGCACCTGGCGACGGCCGGCTTCGAGACGCCCGCCGTCGCCCACGAGGGGCGCCGGGTGGTCCTCGGGCAGAAGCGGATGCAGGTCGTCAGCGACAACCTGCTGGGCTGGACGACGGTCGACGGACGGCCTTTCCAGGTACGGCAGTTCCGCAACCGCAAGGGCAGCGTCGACCCCGCCGCGCTCGCCGCCGACCAGATCGACGACTACGCGCGGATGACCGGCGCGCTGCTGGCCCGCGCCCACGCGCACAGCGCCGACCCGTCCCTGATCGCCGGGTACTGCGGCAAGAACGAGGAGCTCGACGAGGCGCTCGCCGACTTCGCCGTCGCCTACGCCGACCGTACCGAGGCCGACCACGCCGACCTGGTCGCTGCGGTGCGATCGGGGCGGGTCGCGGCCGAGCTGGGGGTGTGA
- a CDS encoding J domain-containing protein has product MTSSGSDGEAQAAAEGGAARPEERLERAVRAAEQALIEYEIAVETFRVEVENFSRLHHQKLGPMYTRLDELDARIAEVTADRTGDPEDRRKADEARARVMPMPGVEELFNGWMDGDGLFPEAVAMLTDQPVRPPQRVRPSDEARKLYRDLARKAHPDLAPDESERQRREEFITRVNAAYARGDEALLRELAEEWAKGPAPKERGPSHSEELYARLEWLSQRKELLTLVAKEMEESAIGSMLRLAPDDPDRLLEEIAEQLLAQVAAREEELAALLG; this is encoded by the coding sequence GTGACGAGCTCCGGATCTGATGGTGAGGCGCAGGCGGCGGCCGAAGGCGGTGCGGCGCGGCCCGAGGAGCGGCTCGAACGGGCTGTGCGGGCCGCCGAGCAGGCGCTGATCGAGTACGAGATCGCGGTGGAGACGTTCCGCGTCGAGGTGGAGAACTTCTCCCGCCTGCACCACCAGAAGCTCGGCCCCATGTACACCAGGCTCGACGAGCTGGACGCCCGGATCGCCGAGGTCACCGCCGACCGCACCGGTGACCCGGAGGACCGGCGCAAGGCGGACGAGGCGCGGGCCCGGGTGATGCCGATGCCGGGCGTCGAGGAGCTGTTCAACGGCTGGATGGACGGCGACGGACTGTTCCCCGAGGCCGTCGCGATGCTCACCGACCAGCCGGTGCGGCCCCCTCAGCGGGTCCGCCCGAGCGACGAGGCGCGCAAGCTCTACCGCGACCTCGCCCGCAAGGCCCACCCCGACCTGGCGCCCGACGAGAGCGAACGTCAGCGGCGCGAGGAGTTCATCACCCGCGTCAACGCGGCCTACGCGCGCGGTGACGAGGCGCTGCTGCGCGAGCTGGCCGAGGAGTGGGCCAAGGGCCCCGCCCCCAAGGAGCGCGGCCCGAGCCACAGCGAGGAGCTGTACGCCCGTCTCGAATGGCTGTCCCAGCGCAAGGAGCTGCTCACGCTGGTCGCCAAGGAGATGGAGGAGAGCGCGATCGGCTCGATGCTGCGGCTCGCCCCCGACGACCCCGACCGGCTTCTTGAGGAGATCGCCGAGCAACTGCTCGCGCAGGTCGCCGCGCGCGAGGAGGAGCTGGCCGCGCTGCTCGGGTAG
- a CDS encoding rhodanese-like domain-containing protein: MPTVEVADLKDGDFLLDVREDDEWQAGHAEGALHIPLSEFVARYGELTEAAPQDGRVNVICRSGGRSAQVTMYLAQQGVDAVNVDGGMQVWAAAGRPVVTDAGQDGFVL; this comes from the coding sequence GTGCCCACGGTCGAGGTCGCGGACCTCAAGGACGGCGACTTCCTGCTGGACGTCCGCGAGGACGACGAGTGGCAGGCGGGCCATGCCGAAGGGGCCCTGCACATCCCCCTCAGCGAGTTCGTGGCCCGCTACGGCGAGCTGACCGAGGCCGCCCCGCAGGACGGCCGGGTCAACGTCATCTGCCGCTCCGGCGGCCGGTCCGCCCAGGTCACCATGTACCTGGCGCAGCAGGGCGTGGACGCCGTGAACGTCGACGGCGGGATGCAGGTGTGGGCCGCGGCGGGCCGCCCCGTCGTGACGGACGCGGGGCAGGACGGGTTCGTCCTCTAG
- a CDS encoding acyl-CoA dehydrogenase family protein encodes MDFTFSEEQQAAAEAARGVFADVAPDSVPSPSMVVGAVADDFDRALWARLAEADLLSLLLDPEEGGAGLDAIALCLVLRESAKVLARVPLLEHSAAVATIQAHGGPEPRSALVARAGRGELVLTVAASGRTGHDPAELAVTARQDGDAWLLDGVQTAVPWAQTADHIVVPARSTTGDSRTLLAVVPRGQEGTDIAEQISTTGERLGELRLESARVPAASVIDSDGAWEELRDLLTTGTCALALGLGERVLRMSGEYTGKREQFGFPVATFQAVAMQAADRYIDLRAMEVTLWQAAWRIATRAPGALPAAGDVAVAKIWAAEGVRRVVQTAQHLHGGFGADVEYPLHRYHAWAKQLELSLGPAAAHEEALGDLLAAHPLS; translated from the coding sequence GTGGACTTCACCTTCAGCGAGGAGCAGCAGGCGGCGGCGGAGGCGGCGCGGGGGGTCTTCGCCGACGTCGCGCCCGACTCGGTGCCCAGTCCCTCGATGGTCGTGGGCGCCGTCGCCGACGACTTCGACCGCGCCCTGTGGGCCAGGCTCGCCGAGGCGGACCTGCTGAGCCTGCTGCTCGACCCGGAAGAGGGCGGCGCGGGCCTCGACGCCATCGCGCTCTGCCTGGTGCTGCGCGAGTCCGCGAAGGTCTTGGCCCGGGTGCCGCTGCTCGAACACAGCGCGGCGGTGGCGACGATCCAGGCCCACGGCGGCCCGGAGCCGAGGTCGGCGCTGGTGGCCCGCGCGGGCCGGGGCGAGCTGGTGCTGACGGTCGCCGCGAGCGGCCGCACCGGCCACGACCCGGCCGAACTCGCCGTGACCGCACGGCAGGACGGCGACGCGTGGCTGCTGGACGGCGTCCAGACGGCGGTGCCGTGGGCGCAGACCGCCGACCACATCGTCGTCCCGGCCCGCAGCACCACGGGCGACAGCCGCACCCTCCTCGCCGTCGTCCCCCGGGGCCAGGAGGGGACCGACATCGCCGAGCAGATCTCCACCACCGGTGAGCGGCTCGGCGAACTGCGCCTGGAGTCGGCGCGGGTACCGGCGGCGTCCGTCATCGACTCCGACGGCGCCTGGGAGGAGCTGCGGGACCTGCTGACCACCGGGACCTGCGCGCTGGCGCTCGGCCTCGGTGAGCGGGTGCTGCGGATGAGCGGCGAATACACCGGCAAGCGGGAGCAGTTCGGGTTCCCGGTCGCCACCTTCCAGGCCGTCGCGATGCAGGCCGCCGACCGCTACATCGACCTGCGCGCGATGGAGGTCACCCTCTGGCAGGCAGCCTGGCGGATCGCCACCAGGGCGCCCGGCGCACTGCCCGCCGCGGGCGACGTGGCGGTGGCGAAGATCTGGGCCGCGGAGGGCGTGCGCAGGGTCGTGCAGACGGCTCAGCATCTGCACGGCGGGTTCGGGGCGGACGTCGAGTACCCGCTGCACCGCTACCACGCGTGGGCCAAGCAGCTGGAGCTGTCGCTCGGCCCGGCCGCCGCACACGAGGAGGCCCTCGGCGACCTGCTGGCCGCGCACCCCCTGAGCTGA
- a CDS encoding 2Fe-2S iron-sulfur cluster-binding protein: protein MARFHALQVAAVDRLTDDSVALTLTIPEELRERYRHAPGQHLAVRRTLDGAEVRRTYSICSPAPDPDGGGPLTLRIGVRLVEGGAFSTHALKEITTGDELEVMTPAGRFTLDPAPGLYAAIVGGSGITPVLSIASTLLAREPRARFCLIRSDRTSASTMFLEEVADLKDRYPRRFQLVTVLSREEQQAGLPSGRLDDARLAGLLPALLPVERVAGWFLCGPLGLVEGAERALREIGVPRALVHEEIFHVDTTAPAPSAPAPAHSTVTARLDGRGGTWPVEDGESVLETVLRNRPDAPYACKGGVCGTCRAFLVSGEVRMNRNFALEPEETAAGYVLACQSHAVTEEVEVDFDR from the coding sequence ATGGCCCGCTTCCACGCGCTCCAGGTGGCGGCGGTCGACCGGCTCACCGACGACTCCGTCGCCCTCACCCTCACCATCCCCGAGGAGCTGCGCGAGCGGTACCGGCACGCACCGGGCCAGCACCTCGCCGTCCGGCGCACGCTCGACGGCGCCGAGGTCAGGCGCACCTACTCGATCTGCTCCCCCGCCCCCGACCCCGACGGCGGCGGCCCGCTCACCCTGCGGATCGGGGTGCGGCTGGTCGAGGGCGGCGCGTTCTCGACACACGCCCTGAAGGAGATCACCACCGGTGACGAACTGGAGGTGATGACCCCGGCGGGCCGCTTCACCCTGGACCCGGCGCCGGGCCTGTACGCGGCGATCGTCGGCGGCAGCGGCATCACCCCGGTGCTGTCGATCGCCTCGACGCTGCTGGCGCGCGAACCGCGGGCACGGTTCTGTCTGATCCGCAGCGACCGCACCTCGGCGTCCACGATGTTCCTGGAAGAGGTCGCCGACCTGAAGGACCGGTATCCGCGCCGGTTCCAGCTGGTCACGGTTCTCTCCCGGGAGGAGCAGCAGGCGGGGCTGCCGTCCGGGCGGCTCGACGACGCGCGGCTGGCCGGGCTGCTGCCCGCGCTGCTCCCGGTGGAGCGGGTGGCGGGCTGGTTCCTGTGCGGCCCGCTGGGTCTGGTGGAGGGCGCCGAGCGGGCGCTGCGCGAGATCGGCGTCCCGCGCGCCCTCGTCCACGAGGAGATCTTCCACGTGGACACCACCGCTCCCGCGCCGTCCGCCCCGGCCCCCGCGCACAGCACGGTGACCGCACGCCTCGACGGCCGCGGCGGGACCTGGCCGGTCGAGGACGGCGAATCCGTGCTGGAGACGGTCCTGCGCAACCGCCCGGACGCCCCCTACGCCTGCAAGGGCGGAGTCTGCGGCACCTGCCGGGCCTTCCTGGTCTCCGGCGAGGTCCGCATGAACCGCAACTTCGCCCTGGAACCGGAGGAGACGGCGGCGGGCTACGTCCTGGCCTGCCAGTCGCACGCGGTGACGGAGGAGGTGGAGGTGGACTTCGACCGCTGA
- the paaD gene encoding 1,2-phenylacetyl-CoA epoxidase subunit PaaD, with protein sequence MVTPTALEAELLALAGSVPDPELPVLTLAELGVVRAVRLHGTGAAEVELTPTYTGCPAIEAMSADIERLLHEHGMAEVTVRTVLTPAWSTDDITDEGRRKLREFGIAPPRVHAASGPVPVTLGATRTAAPEPVRCPHCGSADTELLSRFSSTACKALRRCLACREPFDHFKEL encoded by the coding sequence ATGGTGACGCCCACCGCCCTGGAGGCGGAGCTGCTCGCGCTCGCCGGCTCGGTCCCCGACCCGGAGTTGCCGGTGCTCACCCTCGCCGAGCTGGGCGTGGTGCGCGCGGTGCGGCTGCACGGCACCGGCGCGGCCGAGGTCGAGCTGACCCCGACCTACACCGGCTGCCCGGCGATCGAGGCGATGTCGGCGGACATCGAACGGCTGCTGCACGAGCACGGGATGGCCGAGGTCACCGTCCGCACGGTGCTGACACCGGCCTGGTCGACCGACGACATCACCGACGAAGGCCGCCGCAAACTACGGGAGTTCGGCATCGCGCCGCCGCGCGTCCACGCCGCGTCAGGACCGGTCCCCGTCACCCTCGGCGCCACCCGCACCGCGGCTCCCGAGCCGGTGCGCTGCCCGCACTGCGGCTCCGCCGACACCGAGCTGCTCAGCCGCTTCTCCTCCACCGCCTGCAAGGCGCTGCGCCGCTGCCTGGCCTGCCGTGAACCCTTCGACCACTTCAAGGAGCTGTGA
- the paaC gene encoding 1,2-phenylacetyl-CoA epoxidase subunit PaaC, protein MTATTATTAALALGDDALVLSHRLGEWAGHAPVLEEEVALANIALDLLGQARVLLSSAGDEDDLAYLREERAFTNLQLVEQPNGDFAHTIARQLYFSTYQHLLYGQLAAGGGEFAGLAAKAVKEVAYHRDHAEQWTLRLGDGTEVSHARMRAGCDALWRFTGEMFEPVAGLDVDTEALRSQWHASVGAVLRRATLTLPEGPASGGWAAGAGRQGLHTESFGRMLAEMQHLHRSHPGASW, encoded by the coding sequence GTGACCGCCACCACCGCGACGACGGCCGCCCTCGCCCTCGGGGACGACGCCTTGGTGCTCTCCCACCGCCTGGGCGAATGGGCGGGCCACGCACCCGTCCTGGAGGAGGAGGTCGCCCTCGCCAACATCGCCCTCGACCTGCTCGGCCAGGCCCGGGTGCTGCTGTCGAGCGCGGGCGACGAGGACGACCTGGCGTATCTGCGCGAGGAACGCGCCTTCACCAACCTCCAGCTGGTCGAGCAGCCCAACGGCGACTTCGCCCACACCATCGCCCGCCAGCTGTACTTCTCCACCTACCAGCACCTGCTGTACGGGCAACTGGCCGCCGGAGGGGGCGAGTTCGCCGGGCTCGCCGCGAAGGCCGTCAAGGAGGTCGCCTACCACCGCGACCACGCCGAGCAGTGGACCCTGCGGCTCGGGGACGGCACGGAGGTCAGCCACGCGCGGATGCGGGCCGGGTGCGACGCCCTGTGGCGCTTCACCGGCGAGATGTTCGAGCCGGTGGCCGGGCTCGACGTGGACACCGAGGCGCTGCGCTCGCAGTGGCACGCGTCGGTGGGCGCGGTGCTGCGCCGGGCCACGCTGACGCTCCCCGAGGGCCCGGCGTCCGGCGGCTGGGCGGCGGGCGCCGGACGGCAGGGCCTGCACACCGAGTCGTTCGGGCGGATGCTCGCCGAGATGCAGCACCTGCACCGCAGCCACCCGGGGGCGTCATGGTGA
- the paaB gene encoding 1,2-phenylacetyl-CoA epoxidase subunit PaaB, with translation MTDTDWPLWEVFVRSRRGLAHTHAGSLHAPDAAFALRNARDLYTRRGEGVSIWVVPSAAVTASSPDEKDPFFEPSADKPYRHPTFYEIPDGVKHL, from the coding sequence ATGACGGACACCGACTGGCCCCTGTGGGAGGTCTTCGTGCGCTCGCGCCGGGGCCTCGCGCACACCCACGCCGGCAGCCTGCACGCGCCGGACGCCGCGTTCGCCCTGCGCAACGCGCGCGACCTCTACACCAGGCGCGGCGAGGGCGTCTCGATCTGGGTCGTCCCGTCGGCCGCGGTCACCGCCTCCTCGCCCGACGAGAAGGACCCGTTCTTCGAGCCGTCCGCCGACAAGCCCTACCGGCACCCGACCTTCTACGAGATCCCGGACGGGGTGAAGCACCTGTGA
- the paaA gene encoding 1,2-phenylacetyl-CoA epoxidase subunit PaaA, which translates to MATAAAHETRTAEEDTATGAYEHAFDAAVAAEERIEPRDWMPDAYRATLVRQMAQHAHSEIIGMQPEANWITRAPSLRRKAILMAKVQDEAGHGLYLYSAAETLGTGRDELLDKLHSGRQKYSSIFNYPTLTWADVGAIGWLVDGAAITNQVPLCRCSYGPYARAMVRICKEESFHQRQGYELLLALSRGTPEQHAMAQDAVDRWWWPSLMMFGPPDDESAHSAQSMTWKIKRHSNDELRQRFVDICVPQAASLGLTLPDPELRWNEERGRHDFGPIDWSEFREVLKGNGPCNEQRLTQRRRAHEEGAWVREAAAAYAAKQTTGGAEGERA; encoded by the coding sequence ATGGCGACAGCAGCGGCGCACGAGACACGGACCGCCGAGGAGGACACCGCCACCGGCGCCTACGAACACGCTTTCGATGCCGCCGTGGCCGCCGAGGAGCGCATCGAACCGCGTGACTGGATGCCGGACGCCTACCGCGCCACCCTCGTGCGGCAGATGGCACAGCACGCCCACTCGGAGATCATCGGCATGCAGCCGGAGGCCAACTGGATCACGCGCGCGCCCTCCCTGCGCCGTAAGGCCATCCTGATGGCCAAGGTCCAGGACGAGGCGGGCCACGGCCTCTACCTGTACAGCGCCGCCGAGACCCTCGGCACCGGCCGCGACGAACTGCTCGACAAGCTCCACTCCGGCCGCCAGAAGTACTCCTCGATCTTCAACTACCCGACGCTGACCTGGGCCGACGTGGGCGCGATCGGCTGGCTCGTGGACGGCGCCGCGATCACCAACCAGGTACCGCTGTGCCGCTGCTCCTACGGCCCGTACGCGCGCGCGATGGTGCGGATCTGCAAGGAGGAGTCCTTCCACCAGCGCCAGGGGTACGAGCTGCTCCTCGCCCTCAGCCGGGGCACCCCCGAGCAGCACGCGATGGCGCAGGACGCGGTCGACCGCTGGTGGTGGCCGTCCCTGATGATGTTCGGCCCGCCGGACGACGAGTCGGCGCACTCCGCGCAGTCCATGACGTGGAAGATCAAGCGCCACTCCAACGACGAGCTGCGCCAGCGCTTCGTCGACATCTGCGTCCCGCAGGCCGCGTCCCTCGGCCTCACCCTGCCCGACCCCGAGCTGCGGTGGAACGAGGAGCGGGGCCGGCACGACTTCGGCCCGATCGACTGGTCGGAGTTCCGCGAGGTCCTCAAGGGCAACGGCCCCTGCAACGAACAACGGCTCACCCAGCGCAGGCGGGCCCACGAGGAAGGCGCCTGGGTACGGGAGGCGGCCGCCGCGTACGCGGCCAAGCAGACGACCGGCGGGGCAGAAGGAGAGCGGGCATGA
- a CDS encoding DUF5819 family protein, whose product MVFLHVAPSNTLSKQHGKAVDDWVYPEFEQNWKLFAPNPLQQNIAVQVRADIGTADGGVRTTGWYDLSAEDGRAIDGNPLPSHTDQNELRRAWDFFVSTHDTDNRPNGQRGALSQTYLTRIVLLRLAREGAAGDGGTVQRVQLRSRTTNVPPPRWSGEKVSDQPTYRVLPWWPVPDARPARDAKTAGAVQ is encoded by the coding sequence ATGGTCTTCCTGCATGTCGCGCCCTCGAACACGCTGAGCAAGCAGCACGGCAAGGCCGTCGACGACTGGGTGTACCCCGAGTTCGAGCAGAACTGGAAGCTCTTCGCGCCCAACCCGCTCCAGCAGAACATCGCCGTCCAGGTCCGCGCCGACATCGGCACGGCGGACGGCGGGGTGCGCACCACCGGCTGGTACGACCTGTCGGCCGAGGACGGCCGGGCCATCGACGGCAATCCGCTGCCCAGCCACACCGACCAGAACGAACTGCGCCGCGCCTGGGACTTCTTCGTCTCGACCCACGACACGGACAACCGTCCGAACGGCCAGCGCGGGGCGCTCTCCCAGACCTATCTGACCCGCATCGTGCTGCTGCGCCTGGCGCGCGAGGGCGCGGCGGGCGACGGCGGCACCGTGCAGCGCGTCCAGCTGCGCTCCCGCACCACCAACGTGCCGCCGCCCCGGTGGAGCGGCGAGAAGGTCTCGGACCAGCCGACGTACCGCGTGCTGCCGTGGTGGCCGGTGCCTGACGCGCGCCCCGCCCGCGACGCGAAGACCGCCGGAGCCGTCCAGTGA
- a CDS encoding HTTM domain-containing protein, with amino-acid sequence MNRFAPAVSAALARLTGSALGPYQSAVIRIGFSATWLLFLLREFPHRQEMYGPDGPWSWDLAQQLIATNHAFTALMWSDGQGWFEAVYALAVVSSVLLLLGWRTRTLSVLFMVGVLSLQNRSVFMGDGGDNVLHLMAIYLVFTRCGQVWSLDARRARLTAAARARGEHVVDRVGPALWGVLGFTLVAVTAGGRLDAVDPTAPTVLYVVWVGVAVRWAVERWARGREPRVLLDVVAAVAHNGALFVIMAEACLIYATAGWYKIQGSRWQDGTAVHYPLHLDYFSPWPALADLLAASGTMVMLVTYGTVIVQVAFPFTLFNRRVKNVLLALMMVEHAVIAVVLGLPFFSLAMIAADAVFLPTSFLRRLGGWAARARGRLQGRGGRATVPGPRGAGDDAAVGAEAGRT; translated from the coding sequence GTGAACCGATTCGCCCCGGCGGTCTCCGCCGCCCTCGCGCGGCTCACCGGATCCGCGCTCGGCCCCTACCAGAGCGCCGTCATCCGGATCGGATTCAGCGCGACCTGGCTGCTGTTCCTGCTCCGCGAGTTCCCGCACCGGCAGGAGATGTACGGCCCCGACGGGCCCTGGAGCTGGGACCTGGCGCAGCAGCTGATCGCGACCAACCACGCCTTCACCGCGCTGATGTGGTCGGACGGCCAGGGCTGGTTCGAGGCGGTGTACGCGCTCGCCGTGGTCAGCTCCGTCCTGCTGCTGCTCGGCTGGCGCACCCGCACGCTGTCCGTGCTGTTCATGGTCGGTGTGCTGTCGTTGCAGAACCGCAGTGTCTTCATGGGCGACGGCGGCGACAACGTCCTGCACCTGATGGCGATCTACCTGGTGTTCACGCGCTGCGGTCAGGTCTGGTCGCTGGACGCCAGGCGGGCGCGGCTGACGGCCGCGGCACGCGCGCGGGGGGAGCACGTCGTCGACCGGGTCGGTCCCGCGCTGTGGGGTGTCCTCGGGTTCACGCTGGTCGCGGTGACCGCCGGGGGGCGGCTCGACGCCGTCGACCCGACCGCTCCGACGGTCCTGTACGTGGTCTGGGTGGGCGTGGCGGTGCGGTGGGCCGTGGAGCGGTGGGCGCGCGGGCGCGAGCCGCGGGTGCTGCTCGACGTGGTCGCCGCCGTCGCGCACAACGGCGCGCTCTTCGTGATCATGGCGGAGGCGTGTCTGATCTACGCGACGGCCGGCTGGTACAAGATCCAGGGTTCGCGCTGGCAGGACGGCACCGCCGTGCACTACCCGCTGCACCTGGACTACTTCTCACCCTGGCCGGCCCTCGCCGATCTGCTCGCCGCCAGCGGCACCATGGTCATGCTGGTCACCTACGGGACGGTGATCGTGCAGGTCGCCTTCCCCTTCACGCTCTTCAACCGGCGGGTCAAGAACGTCCTGCTCGCGCTGATGATGGTCGAGCACGCGGTGATCGCCGTCGTCCTCGGGCTGCCGTTCTTCTCGCTCGCGATGATCGCCGCCGACGCGGTCTTCCTGCCGACGTCCTTCCTGCGCCGGCTCGGCGGCTGGGCGGCACGCGCGCGGGGCCGCCTCCAGGGCCGCGGCGGCCGGGCGACGGTCCCGGGGCCGCGGGGAGCGGGTGACGACGCGGCGGTCGGTGCCGAGGCCGGCCGCACGTAG
- a CDS encoding TrmH family RNA methyltransferase has translation MTAAPLTDWHRLAADAVLLDGFHALKHAVRFGADVPVAVATDRAAALALADDLAPDVRDALAALLTEVPRATYTALVPRPHPTGVAALAVRPERAGQLAVLARLPRTAPVVVLDQPRNLGNAGAVIRLAAGFGATGVVTTGTLDPWHPTVVRAGAGLHFATAVERLEAAQLPAGPVFALDPEGDDLRDVTLPDDAVLAFGSERSGLSAELRARAGQLLSLPMRPQVSSYNLATSVAMTLYHWSATAR, from the coding sequence ATGACCGCCGCCCCCCTGACCGACTGGCACAGGCTCGCCGCCGACGCCGTCCTGCTCGACGGGTTCCACGCCCTCAAGCACGCCGTGCGGTTCGGGGCCGACGTGCCGGTCGCGGTCGCCACCGACCGGGCGGCGGCCCTCGCCCTCGCCGACGACCTCGCCCCCGACGTCCGCGACGCCCTGGCCGCGCTCCTCACCGAGGTGCCGCGGGCGACGTACACGGCGCTCGTGCCGCGCCCGCACCCGACCGGTGTGGCCGCCCTCGCCGTACGCCCCGAGCGGGCCGGGCAGCTCGCGGTGCTGGCCAGGCTGCCGAGGACGGCGCCGGTCGTGGTCCTCGACCAGCCGCGCAACCTCGGCAACGCGGGCGCGGTCATCCGGCTCGCCGCCGGGTTCGGCGCGACCGGCGTCGTCACCACCGGCACCCTCGACCCCTGGCACCCGACCGTCGTGCGGGCCGGGGCCGGGCTGCACTTCGCGACCGCCGTGGAGCGGCTCGAAGCCGCGCAGCTGCCCGCAGGGCCGGTCTTCGCGCTCGACCCGGAGGGCGACGACCTCCGGGACGTGACGCTCCCGGACGACGCCGTCCTCGCCTTCGGCTCCGAGCGCAGCGGCCTCTCCGCGGAGCTGCGCGCGCGGGCCGGCCAACTGCTGTCGCTGCCGATGCGCCCCCAGGTCTCCAGCTACAACCTGGCCACCAGCGTGGCCATGACGCTGTACCACTGGAGCGCGACGGCCCGCTGA